Proteins from a genomic interval of Paenibacillus sp. FSL R5-0623:
- the fliJ gene encoding flagellar export protein FliJ — protein MKFRYHFQKVVDLKSNEKTQAEWMLSTAIGKLQTEEEHLIQLLNDRNNLVGIIQSATENTASVNSLQEMQRYVHHLDECISRKNNDVKHAQVNVQRNQTFLNGKMVDEKVWLGARDKAKIKFQQDMLLREQNDLDEMATVRFAAKAGRAN, from the coding sequence ATGAAATTTCGATATCATTTCCAGAAAGTTGTTGACCTGAAGAGTAATGAAAAAACACAGGCAGAGTGGATGTTATCCACAGCGATCGGTAAACTTCAGACGGAGGAAGAGCATCTGATACAACTTCTGAACGATAGAAATAACCTGGTCGGGATTATCCAATCTGCTACGGAAAATACAGCGTCTGTAAACAGTCTGCAGGAGATGCAGCGATATGTACATCATCTTGACGAGTGCATTTCACGTAAAAACAATGATGTTAAACATGCTCAGGTCAATGTGCAGCGGAATCAGACGTTTCTGAACGGTAAGATGGTTGATGAAAAAGTATGGCTTGGAGCGAGAGACAAGGCCAAGATCAAATTTCAGCAGGATATGCTCCTCCGGGAACAGAACGATCTGGACGAGATGGCTACTGTACGCTTCGCTGCCAAAGCCGGACGCGCGAATTGA
- a CDS encoding DUF4088 family protein has product MAVKDDSDMEKESGGGWEKFLMISIPIVFTVVLLGVLLTLFNVDIRNNLFEFANKIPVVKEWVPDPVLDPEKDKLEKSEQQVESAEATIEKLKSQVTAKETELKAAQEATTTEAKKATDLQKKLDDAEKAAETATAATPETESDYQKQIKDLAKMYADMSPSKAAPILQNMTNEEMVLLLNAMQSSARTKVLEKMDPKTAADVTMMMKDAKPSGDLALDALQSRLKKETAATSTASTTTSKNLDKNQLSQTFASMSASSGAKLLLETYKLSPDKTLTILNSVDDATRSQLLENMSSEDSVETAKILNKLMGNK; this is encoded by the coding sequence ATGGCTGTTAAAGACGATAGCGACATGGAAAAAGAATCGGGAGGCGGCTGGGAAAAATTTCTCATGATTTCCATCCCGATTGTATTCACCGTAGTATTGCTGGGCGTATTGCTTACGCTTTTTAATGTAGATATTCGTAATAATTTGTTCGAATTCGCCAACAAGATCCCGGTAGTTAAGGAATGGGTACCTGATCCTGTGCTGGACCCTGAGAAAGATAAGCTGGAGAAAAGTGAGCAGCAGGTTGAAAGTGCTGAAGCCACAATCGAAAAGCTGAAATCCCAAGTAACTGCCAAAGAAACAGAACTTAAGGCAGCACAGGAAGCGACAACAACTGAAGCGAAGAAGGCCACGGACCTTCAGAAGAAGTTGGATGATGCGGAAAAAGCGGCTGAAACAGCTACGGCAGCAACGCCAGAAACGGAATCCGATTATCAAAAGCAAATCAAAGATTTAGCTAAAATGTATGCGGACATGAGCCCAAGCAAAGCTGCACCGATTTTGCAAAATATGACGAATGAGGAGATGGTATTGTTGTTGAATGCCATGCAGTCATCTGCTCGGACCAAGGTGCTTGAAAAGATGGACCCGAAAACAGCAGCCGATGTCACCATGATGATGAAGGATGCCAAACCGTCCGGGGATCTGGCGCTGGATGCGCTGCAATCCAGATTGAAGAAAGAAACCGCAGCAACTTCAACTGCATCCACAACCACAAGCAAAAACCTGGATAAAAACCAGCTTAGTCAAACATTTGCTTCGATGTCTGCTTCAAGTGGTGCCAAGCTATTATTGGAAACATACAAGCTAAGTCCTGACAAAACATTGACCATCCTGAATTCAGTAGATGATGCAACACGCTCTCAATTGCTTGAGAACATGTCTTCAGAGGACTCGGTTGAAACTGCAAAAATTTTGAACAAATTAATGGGCAACAAGTAG
- a CDS encoding flagellar hook-length control protein FliK — MSIVYQMASTASAKATGAVQITGAQAKGSAAGASGEFLQTLAQSLSGGNTEGDSSSATGSLTANPLVFSFATNEEGEAASITAILNSLFTDLDSLDEALENDPALLAGLQTLIQQLYTQLSKPSGTNAEGSDESSNGAESAKTVPAIELSQHPAAVRFVLQDMLTQLVAGMNEPESNVAKNAPEFKHLLQSLQSQLQEAGVDTTSNKGWTELKSILDTLTAVKDQTAQVATSTSLQTSKQDSVVPQVIVAAVANSGTQVKAEAETTSASNAGGEAEHSTIITAGELSLRSSGTTAGKPAEPVMQTSQFAKEMTQFVVNKLDIVQQKGFSEATISLRPEHLGKLDVQITMQNGQLVARFMTEHTMAKDMLEQQMTQLRSSLQAQGIQVERLEVTQNSSIGSQMYQDGGRQPGSNSQQQRRSREREEQSDDAIATAGIQEELRNWRSEQVEGNELQRDTFSAKA; from the coding sequence ATGTCGATTGTATATCAAATGGCATCCACAGCATCTGCAAAAGCAACAGGGGCAGTTCAGATAACCGGAGCACAAGCGAAAGGTTCGGCTGCAGGTGCTAGCGGTGAATTTCTCCAAACTCTTGCACAATCGTTATCTGGAGGAAACACAGAAGGTGATAGTTCAAGCGCTACTGGAAGCTTAACTGCCAATCCGTTGGTGTTTTCCTTTGCTACAAATGAAGAAGGAGAAGCGGCATCAATCACAGCTATACTGAATTCGTTGTTCACGGACTTGGATTCACTTGACGAAGCTTTGGAAAATGACCCAGCTCTACTTGCAGGTTTGCAAACTCTGATTCAACAGCTGTATACACAATTAAGTAAACCTTCAGGTACTAATGCAGAAGGTTCCGACGAGTCTTCGAACGGAGCGGAAAGCGCAAAAACAGTACCCGCAATTGAACTGTCGCAGCATCCGGCAGCAGTACGTTTTGTTCTGCAAGATATGCTTACACAATTAGTAGCTGGAATGAATGAACCTGAGAGTAATGTTGCGAAGAACGCTCCTGAATTCAAACATCTGTTACAATCTCTGCAGAGTCAGCTTCAAGAGGCTGGAGTGGATACCACTAGTAACAAAGGATGGACTGAACTGAAATCCATACTGGATACATTGACTGCAGTTAAGGATCAGACTGCACAAGTCGCTACAAGTACTTCGCTTCAAACATCTAAACAGGATTCTGTTGTGCCACAAGTTATTGTTGCGGCAGTGGCGAATTCTGGAACCCAGGTGAAAGCTGAGGCTGAGACAACATCTGCTTCAAATGCAGGTGGAGAAGCGGAACACTCAACCATCATTACTGCAGGAGAGCTGTCTTTGCGTTCATCAGGTACAACAGCAGGAAAGCCGGCTGAACCTGTAATGCAAACATCACAGTTTGCCAAGGAAATGACACAGTTTGTTGTTAACAAGCTGGATATTGTCCAGCAAAAAGGATTTTCCGAGGCGACCATCTCACTTCGGCCTGAGCATTTAGGTAAGTTGGACGTTCAAATTACCATGCAGAACGGGCAGTTGGTTGCACGGTTTATGACTGAACATACGATGGCTAAAGACATGCTTGAACAACAAATGACGCAGCTACGTTCTTCACTTCAAGCCCAGGGAATTCAAGTGGAACGACTTGAGGTTACTCAGAACAGTTCAATCGGATCACAGATGTATCAGGACGGAGGCCGTCAGCCGGGAAGTAATTCTCAGCAACAACGCCGTTCGCGTGAGCGTGAGGAACAATCGGATGATGCTATAGCTACAGCAGGAATTCAAGAAGAATTGCGTAACTGGCGTAGCGAGCAAGTCGAAGGAAATGAATTACAGAGAGATACATTTAGTGCTAAGGCTTAA
- a CDS encoding flagellar hook capping FlgD N-terminal domain-containing protein, which yields MANEIVSTNNTWPNYSAANKATTSAATKELGKDQFLKILITQLQNQDPMQPMEDKEFIAQMAQFSSVEQLVNISTQLKTLNQSLGAVSGMIGMEVSWLSSNKDDNGTLRQGIVDSIIVRDSVQYAKVGKDEIKLDEIIQVNYPKQAEESQTPVQNVQDVTPETNESQPVESSTETGDTEDSGKTI from the coding sequence ATGGCTAATGAAATTGTTTCAACGAATAATACCTGGCCGAACTATTCGGCAGCCAATAAAGCAACCACAAGTGCTGCAACAAAAGAATTGGGTAAAGATCAGTTTCTAAAAATCCTGATTACCCAGCTGCAAAATCAAGACCCGATGCAGCCGATGGAGGATAAGGAATTTATCGCTCAAATGGCACAGTTCAGCTCAGTGGAACAACTGGTCAATATTTCTACCCAGCTTAAAACATTGAACCAGTCACTTGGTGCTGTATCCGGCATGATTGGCATGGAGGTAAGTTGGCTTTCTTCTAATAAAGATGATAACGGAACTCTTCGCCAGGGTATTGTAGATTCCATTATTGTGAGAGATAGCGTTCAATACGCAAAAGTGGGCAAAGACGAGATTAAGCTGGATGAGATCATTCAGGTGAATTATCCAAAACAGGCAGAAGAGAGTCAAACTCCGGTACAGAACGTTCAGGATGTAACCCCTGAAACGAACGAGAGCCAGCCAGTTGAATCATCCACTGAAACGGGTGACACGGAAGATAGCGGGAAAACGATATGA
- a CDS encoding TIGR02530 family flagellar biosynthesis protein yields MSDRITVGQLYAGPITPNMLQRPKTGEASAIPEKPFAKVLEDNLLKLSNHAAKRLEQRGIELKTEQMEQIGSALDKAAAKGAKESLILMQDMAFIVNVKNRTVVTAMDSESMKDNVFTQIDSAVIIS; encoded by the coding sequence ATGAGTGATCGTATAACGGTTGGACAATTATATGCAGGCCCAATTACACCGAATATGCTTCAAAGACCCAAAACGGGAGAAGCTTCGGCCATACCCGAAAAACCTTTTGCAAAGGTGCTGGAAGATAATCTTCTGAAATTGAGCAATCATGCTGCCAAACGATTGGAACAGCGTGGCATTGAGCTCAAGACCGAGCAAATGGAACAGATTGGTTCTGCTTTGGACAAAGCTGCTGCCAAAGGAGCCAAAGAGTCATTGATTTTAATGCAGGATATGGCTTTTATCGTCAATGTCAAAAATCGTACTGTGGTTACAGCTATGGATAGTGAGAGCATGAAGGATAATGTGTTCACTCAGATTGATAGTGCCGTAATCATTTCTTGA